Proteins encoded within one genomic window of Pseudanabaena sp. BC1403:
- a CDS encoding DUF565 domain-containing protein produces MQNTRLSTIVSVSATRLSQWSRNPWRRTSFILISLLLGFFLASVISTVSGAKSEQDIVSAAIVVLIVELTNRYVYSTKRVTSVDGSLAPRLLTTEILNSIKLGLVYGLFLEAFKLGS; encoded by the coding sequence ATGCAAAATACTCGTCTTAGTACAATTGTCAGTGTTAGCGCTACGAGACTATCGCAATGGTCACGGAATCCTTGGCGGCGCACATCTTTTATCTTGATTAGTCTATTGCTAGGCTTCTTTTTAGCATCGGTTATCTCCACTGTGTCTGGAGCAAAATCTGAGCAAGATATCGTGAGCGCAGCCATTGTAGTTTTGATTGTGGAGCTTACTAATCGCTATGTTTATAGTACTAAAAGAGTAACTTCTGTTGATGGAAGCTTAGCCCCAAGACTACTGACTACTGAAATATTGAATTCTATTAAGTTAGGCTTGGTATATGGACTATTTCTAGAAGCCTTCAAGCTTGGCTCATGA
- a CDS encoding cob(I)yrinic acid a,c-diamide adenosyltransferase, with the protein MTPIKGNVQVFIAPHRNLYADIIAQGLRVAGQGTQVLLVQLFQTGINQGLKNPRRLVENLEWLRCEAQRDLSQDDIELTDVEKLAVLELWEYAKVAIKLEHASLVILDEANLLVARSLITEEELLEVLETRSPKVNIILTGASMPSRIADYADQVTHRRS; encoded by the coding sequence GTGACCCCAATTAAAGGCAATGTGCAGGTGTTTATCGCGCCCCATCGTAATCTCTACGCTGATATCATCGCGCAAGGCTTGCGGGTAGCGGGTCAAGGCACACAGGTATTACTAGTACAACTATTTCAAACAGGGATTAATCAAGGCTTGAAAAATCCTCGGCGGCTGGTCGAAAACTTGGAATGGCTCCGTTGTGAAGCTCAGCGCGACTTGTCACAAGATGATATCGAATTGACGGATGTCGAGAAATTGGCGGTACTGGAGCTATGGGAATATGCCAAAGTTGCGATTAAGTTAGAACATGCAAGTTTAGTTATTTTAGACGAAGCGAATTTGCTTGTGGCGCGATCGCTAATTACAGAGGAAGAATTGCTAGAGGTGCTAGAAACGCGATCGCCCAAGGTCAATATCATCTTGACAGGCGCATCAATGCCTTCTCGCATTGCCGACTACGCTGATCAAGTCACCCACCGACGCAGTTAG
- a CDS encoding tetratricopeptide repeat protein, whose protein sequence is MSKNFGFGGQKSTPKKKSKASGERHIDNHSWHHKDDSFWYTKGRSLVDSKKYEEAIIAFDHAIRCNPKNYNAWNSKGNCLCYKFKRYKDSITAYEKAIKINPNISGLWANKAYSLAKLGEHEQAILAYHTAIKIPSNPDERPKYWNGMGFSYTDLGQYEKSIEAYDRATDINPNYYQAWLNKGISLDKLNRHEDSLEAYNEVIKFDSNNYRAWNCKGISLAKLERYEESLKAYNRAIEIKPDYHEALYNQGVHLYNFKYYRKAIEAFNKVIALNPDYVYWAWHGKGSSLSSLGDEEEAIEAYESAIKIVPNHQSWNGKGIALAQLGQYEESIQAYDNSLTINPKNWMAWINRGTAALHQIDKSIGACLLPLAMQNLNLNQRGFQGQIACINEGFKYVIQEIDLEGCGQLHRAIGNAHYFYGRQQKDTFIFWRKSISSYEIAIGSLTATEELESVHLETLQDLIRVFLGLCESEKAESLLREGTSFLNARLIQKSGCHKEQFEQKFRPRFNDLTVELYVQQGKLIEALEIAEKNKNDFLSALLLANSNEPSPTYAKMCAFLHQHPTTAIIYWHYGDNTITTFLLALNDSSEIVLTLPAIPIEPNAVRVNELKNWITVWQKDYANYGGKARKSDQESKRKDKNHPWRIQMCDRFNNLKTILCITAIEESLKSYSHCTHLLLIPHGDLHLFPLDSLFNPKYTISYLPSIKVGINFSNRSNPSHNHLLSIENPDSTVKLDNGAEQNLPQLTAAEAESELIYQMYAKFSQPTRRAKAETTFKEVVAQITSKNPTPHTVLHFTGHGYYDSLNSIESALALSKNDRLTLREIATLDLSTYKLACLSACETAITGNQVLISYINPIQYSNGEEDLTNIPKVAEYVGIASAFMYSGVANVVSTLWTVESISSALLMIEFHRYYLAGNSAATALATAKHWLRNATCEDLSNWYHQEIKHLPPNHSLIPWLYDRLDDMSASTDSHPYSHLYHWSAFTITGL, encoded by the coding sequence ATGTCTAAGAATTTTGGATTTGGCGGTCAAAAATCAACTCCTAAAAAAAAGTCTAAAGCTTCAGGGGAAAGGCATATAGATAATCACTCTTGGCATCATAAAGATGATTCTTTTTGGTATACAAAAGGGCGTTCTCTAGTAGATTCAAAAAAATATGAAGAAGCCATCATAGCTTTTGACCATGCTATTCGATGCAACCCTAAAAACTATAATGCTTGGAATAGTAAAGGTAACTGTCTATGTTATAAATTTAAAAGATATAAGGATTCAATTACTGCTTACGAGAAAGCTATCAAAATTAATCCTAATATTTCTGGTTTATGGGCAAATAAAGCATATTCTTTAGCTAAATTAGGAGAGCATGAACAAGCAATATTAGCTTATCATACTGCTATCAAAATACCTTCAAATCCAGATGAAAGACCAAAATATTGGAATGGGATGGGTTTTTCTTATACTGATCTAGGACAGTATGAGAAGTCAATTGAAGCCTATGATCGAGCTACTGATATCAATCCTAACTATTATCAAGCTTGGCTTAACAAAGGAATTTCTTTGGACAAATTAAATCGTCATGAAGATTCTCTTGAAGCTTATAATGAAGTCATTAAATTTGATAGCAATAACTATAGAGCGTGGAATTGTAAAGGAATTTCTCTAGCTAAGCTAGAGCGTTACGAAGAATCGCTCAAAGCTTATAATCGAGCCATTGAAATTAAACCTGACTACCATGAGGCTTTGTATAACCAAGGCGTTCATCTTTATAACTTTAAGTATTATAGAAAGGCGATAGAGGCATTTAATAAAGTTATAGCTCTCAATCCAGATTATGTCTATTGGGCTTGGCACGGTAAAGGTAGCTCATTATCCTCCTTAGGAGATGAGGAAGAAGCTATCGAAGCATATGAAAGTGCTATTAAGATTGTACCTAATCATCAATCTTGGAATGGCAAAGGAATTGCTCTAGCTCAATTAGGGCAATACGAAGAGTCTATCCAAGCATATGATAATTCCCTAACGATAAATCCCAAAAATTGGATGGCTTGGATTAATCGCGGCACTGCTGCGCTACATCAGATTGACAAGTCAATAGGTGCTTGTTTATTACCACTAGCAATGCAAAATCTCAACTTAAATCAGCGTGGTTTTCAAGGACAGATTGCTTGTATTAATGAAGGTTTTAAATACGTTATTCAAGAAATTGATTTAGAAGGTTGTGGACAACTACATCGGGCAATAGGAAATGCTCATTATTTTTATGGGCGACAGCAGAAAGATACTTTCATTTTTTGGAGGAAGTCAATTTCTAGCTACGAAATAGCAATAGGAAGCCTTACAGCCACAGAAGAATTGGAAAGTGTCCATCTAGAAACTTTGCAGGACTTAATTCGCGTCTTTTTAGGATTGTGTGAGTCTGAAAAAGCAGAAAGTCTGTTGAGAGAAGGAACTAGTTTTCTGAATGCAAGATTGATACAAAAATCAGGATGTCATAAAGAACAATTTGAGCAGAAATTTAGACCACGATTTAATGATTTAACTGTCGAACTGTATGTACAACAAGGCAAATTAATTGAAGCCTTAGAAATTGCGGAAAAAAACAAAAATGATTTCTTGAGTGCTTTACTCTTGGCAAATAGCAATGAGCCAAGTCCCACCTACGCAAAAATGTGTGCCTTCCTCCATCAACATCCTACCACTGCAATTATCTACTGGCATTACGGAGACAACACCATCACCACTTTTTTGCTTGCTCTTAATGATTCATCTGAAATCGTCCTCACTTTACCTGCAATCCCCATAGAACCAAATGCTGTCCGAGTCAACGAACTCAAAAACTGGATTACCGTATGGCAAAAGGACTATGCTAACTATGGTGGCAAAGCAAGGAAATCTGACCAAGAGTCCAAACGAAAAGACAAAAATCATCCTTGGCGTATCCAGATGTGCGATCGCTTTAATAACCTCAAAACCATACTATGCATTACAGCTATTGAAGAATCATTAAAAAGCTATTCTCACTGCACTCATTTACTTCTTATCCCTCACGGAGACTTACACTTATTCCCCCTAGACAGTCTCTTCAATCCAAAATACACTATCTCATATTTACCCAGTATCAAAGTTGGCATCAACTTTAGTAACCGAAGCAACCCAAGCCATAATCACTTGCTCAGCATAGAAAATCCTGATAGTACAGTCAAACTTGACAATGGCGCAGAGCAAAACCTGCCACAACTCACTGCTGCCGAAGCAGAATCAGAACTTATCTATCAGATGTATGCTAAATTTTCCCAGCCAACTCGCAGAGCTAAAGCTGAAACTACCTTCAAAGAAGTAGTTGCACAAATTACTTCCAAAAATCCCACCCCCCATACTGTCTTGCACTTTACGGGACATGGTTATTATGATTCTCTCAATTCAATCGAATCCGCCCTTGCTCTTAGCAAAAATGATCGCCTAACCCTTCGAGAAATTGCAACCCTTGACCTCAGCACATATAAACTTGCTTGTCTTTCTGCCTGTGAAACTGCTATTACTGGCAACCAAGTTCTTATCAGTTACATTAATCCCATCCAATATAGTAATGGTGAAGAAGATTTAACCAATATTCCCAAGGTAGCAGAATACGTTGGAATTGCAAGCGCCTTCATGTATAGCGGTGTTGCCAATGTCGTCAGCACCCTCTGGACAGTCGAATCTATATCTAGCGCTCTACTCATGATCGAATTCCACCGCTATTACTTAGCAGGAAATTCTGCCGCCACAGCCCTCGCCACTGCAAAACATTGGTTACGCAATGCAACTTGCGAAGACCTAAGCAACTGGTATCACCAAGAAATTAAACATCTACCACCTAACCATAGTTTGATTCCTTGGTTGTATGATCGCCTTGATGATATGTCTGCATCAACGGACTCGCACCCCTACAGCCACCTCTATCATTGGTCAGCATTCACCATCACAGGACTATGA
- a CDS encoding putative toxin-antitoxin system toxin component, PIN family, with the protein MKSRIVVDTSVLISALIGSTGASRELIRLCLQGEYQPLMGNNLFLEYESVVLREEIITQCTLTKQEIFALLDAFMSVCQWIDIYYLWRPNLRDEADNHLIELAIAGNAQIIATKNIKDFLNSDLIFPNLSILKPEQIVRR; encoded by the coding sequence ATGAAATCCCGAATTGTCGTTGATACTAGCGTTTTAATCAGCGCTCTAATAGGCTCCACTGGAGCAAGTCGAGAGTTGATTAGGCTCTGCCTTCAAGGAGAATATCAACCACTGATGGGAAACAACTTATTTTTAGAATATGAGTCAGTAGTTCTGCGAGAAGAAATCATTACCCAATGTACTTTGACAAAACAGGAGATTTTTGCCTTACTTGATGCTTTCATGAGTGTCTGTCAATGGATTGATATTTACTATTTGTGGAGACCTAACTTGAGAGACGAAGCAGATAACCATTTAATAGAACTAGCGATCGCAGGTAATGCTCAAATTATTGCCACAAAAAATATCAAAGATTTCTTAAACAGTGATCTCATCTTCCCCAACTTATCCATTCTCAAGCCAGAACAAATCGTTAGGAGATAA
- a CDS encoding toxin-antitoxin system HicB family antitoxin, producing the protein MATLTIRLPDDKHTRLKELAQSRGISVNKLMEELSTIVLAEFDTYNRFKVMAARGNVQEGLRILDKLDAKT; encoded by the coding sequence ATGGCAACTTTAACAATTCGGCTTCCCGATGATAAACATACAAGATTAAAGGAACTAGCTCAGTCACGAGGAATTAGCGTCAATAAGCTTATGGAAGAATTATCAACTATTGTTCTGGCTGAATTCGATACCTACAACAGGTTTAAAGTAATGGCTGCAAGAGGTAATGTCCAAGAAGGTTTACGCATCCTAGATAAATTAGATGCAAAAACATGA
- a CDS encoding helix-turn-helix transcriptional regulator: MDLDKRARLEAKGWKVGTVSDFLELTPEESVLVEIKLALSQSLKERRQKLMTQSELASKMSSSQPRIAKAESGDASVSIELLIRAMLATGATPQDIGQVIAGVG, encoded by the coding sequence ATGGATTTAGATAAAAGAGCGCGTTTAGAGGCTAAGGGTTGGAAGGTTGGCACAGTTTCAGATTTTTTGGAGTTAACGCCTGAAGAGTCTGTTTTGGTAGAGATTAAGTTGGCTCTTAGTCAAAGCTTAAAGGAGCGTCGGCAAAAGCTGATGACTCAAAGTGAACTTGCTTCTAAGATGAGTTCTAGTCAGCCTCGGATTGCTAAAGCTGAAAGTGGTGATGCTTCTGTTTCTATTGAGTTATTGATTAGGGCAATGTTGGCGACTGGCGCGACTCCTCAAGATATTGGACAGGTTATTGCTGGTGTAGGTTAA
- a CDS encoding type II toxin-antitoxin system RelE/ParE family toxin: MGNQSKPLVWLHGEVKTPPFSQEIRVETGVLLRQLQQGVSLGLPHSRPMPSIGEGCHELRIRDVDKNWRIIYRIDDDAIVIVEVFNKSTRTTPKNVIEVCKKRLSKYDAD; this comes from the coding sequence ATGGGAAATCAAAGTAAACCTTTAGTTTGGCTACATGGAGAAGTTAAAACTCCGCCTTTCAGTCAAGAAATTCGGGTAGAAACAGGTGTTCTACTCAGGCAATTGCAGCAAGGAGTTTCTCTTGGATTACCTCATTCTCGTCCTATGCCAAGTATCGGAGAGGGTTGTCATGAGTTACGCATTAGAGATGTTGATAAAAACTGGAGAATCATTTATCGAATTGATGATGATGCAATTGTAATTGTGGAGGTCTTTAATAAATCAACGAGAACGACTCCCAAGAATGTGATTGAAGTTTGCAAGAAACGCCTTAGTAAATACGATGCTGACTAA
- a CDS encoding molybdenum cofactor biosynthesis protein B: protein MKPSQNPCPDPPSYQVHFAVITVSDTRTPETDKSGNFIKQSMINAGHLLDYYTLVKDEPDEIREQMYKLAAIADLDAIILNGGTGIAPRDTTYDAIAALLEKTLPGFGEMFRYLSWQEVGSRAIASRSEAGIYQGKLVFSLPGSSNAVKLAIEQLILPEIIHLVRQLKGLH, encoded by the coding sequence ATGAAGCCTTCTCAAAATCCATGTCCCGATCCACCGTCCTATCAAGTCCATTTTGCAGTAATTACCGTCAGCGATACCCGCACACCAGAAACCGACAAAAGCGGTAACTTTATCAAACAGTCGATGATTAATGCTGGGCATCTGCTGGACTACTACACCCTAGTCAAAGACGAACCTGACGAGATTCGCGAGCAAATGTATAAGCTAGCCGCGATCGCAGATCTTGATGCGATTATTCTCAATGGCGGGACAGGGATTGCGCCACGAGATACAACTTACGATGCGATCGCTGCTTTACTCGAAAAGACACTCCCAGGATTTGGCGAGATGTTTCGTTATTTGAGTTGGCAAGAAGTCGGCTCTAGAGCGATCGCCTCGCGATCGGAGGCAGGAATCTATCAAGGTAAGCTAGTCTTTTCGCTCCCTGGTTCGAGTAATGCTGTAAAACTAGCGATCGAGCAGCTAATTTTGCCAGAAATTATTCATCTTGTGCGCCAACTTAAAGGTTTGCATTAA
- a CDS encoding RibD family protein translates to MYNSFYSSHDRIYNFEELAFPTEGVEFELNDRPAKRPYIAFNMVSSVDGKATTYQGKLTGLGSRPDRLLMQRLRSQFDAVLAGGTTLRQDAFIPTVPPELLEERQKNFSQPQPLGIVISNSGNLPSDHRFWNAGKDLRIALLGQDTSVEPWLEEKAQIFRFPTNDHQIDIKQVLAMLFEKLGIKRLLVEGGPALNYSLISQGLADELFLTLSPHIVGGADNMTVVGGSGYGLGGTDLPNLKLRSLYHHESELFLRYQF, encoded by the coding sequence ATGTATAACAGCTTCTACTCATCTCACGATCGCATTTATAACTTTGAAGAACTAGCTTTCCCAACGGAAGGTGTGGAATTTGAACTGAATGATCGCCCCGCTAAACGTCCATATATTGCCTTCAATATGGTGTCTAGTGTCGATGGAAAAGCGACAACCTATCAAGGGAAACTTACAGGCTTAGGCTCGCGTCCCGATCGCCTATTAATGCAAAGACTGCGATCGCAATTTGATGCTGTTTTAGCTGGAGGCACGACGCTACGCCAAGATGCCTTTATCCCTACAGTACCTCCTGAACTATTAGAGGAACGTCAAAAGAACTTTTCGCAGCCTCAGCCTCTCGGCATCGTGATTAGTAATTCGGGTAATCTGCCTAGCGATCATCGGTTTTGGAATGCTGGGAAAGATTTGCGAATTGCTTTGCTGGGACAAGACACTTCCGTCGAACCTTGGCTCGAAGAGAAAGCGCAAATTTTTCGATTCCCAACCAATGATCACCAAATCGATATAAAACAAGTATTGGCAATGCTTTTTGAGAAACTTGGGATTAAGCGTCTTTTAGTGGAAGGTGGCCCCGCCCTAAATTATTCGCTAATCTCTCAAGGTTTAGCTGATGAGTTGTTTTTGACGTTATCTCCTCATATAGTTGGCGGAGCTGACAATATGACTGTTGTTGGCGGTTCTGGTTATGGGCTTGGTGGTACTGATTTGCCCAATCTCAAGTTGCGATCTCTATACCACCATGAATCAGAGTTGTTTTTGCGCTATCAATTTTAG
- a CDS encoding photosystem I assembly protein Ycf4, producing MVTTKSQSNVLRYDIVGSRRFSNYCFAVIVAIGASGFLLAGISSFLKINLLPFSDPLQLEFVPQGLALSFYGVAGTLLELYLLYVMAIDYGSGYNEFDRNSGKVTLYRQGRSKSKNIELTYKIADVQAVRVEIRNGLSPKRALYLRVKGKGDLPLSEVGQPIALTALEDRAAEIAKFLAVPLEGL from the coding sequence ATGGTAACTACAAAATCTCAATCCAATGTTCTGCGATATGACATTGTCGGGTCACGGCGCTTTAGTAACTATTGCTTTGCGGTTATTGTTGCCATAGGTGCGTCGGGCTTTTTGCTAGCAGGAATATCGAGTTTCTTAAAGATTAATTTGCTACCGTTTTCTGATCCCCTACAGTTGGAATTTGTGCCTCAAGGTTTGGCACTTTCCTTTTATGGAGTAGCTGGCACATTGCTAGAGCTATACCTGCTATATGTGATGGCGATCGATTATGGTAGTGGCTACAACGAGTTCGATCGCAACAGTGGCAAGGTGACACTTTATCGACAAGGACGCAGTAAGAGCAAAAATATTGAATTGACTTACAAGATTGCTGATGTACAGGCGGTTCGTGTCGAAATTCGCAATGGTCTGAGTCCTAAGAGAGCCTTATATTTGCGAGTTAAGGGCAAAGGCGATCTACCTCTATCAGAGGTGGGTCAGCCGATCGCTTTAACCGCTCTCGAAGATCGGGCAGCAGAAATTGCCAAGTTTTTGGCAGTGCCCTTGGAAGGGCTATAA
- a CDS encoding peptidylprolyl isomerase, which translates to MLRWILSCFLAVSFLLTSCTNGGSVSASASPTASASASAKASPTASSKPTAIATIPASPKPSESPENSLEAALAKFVQLKGSATVELKLKSGTVKIELDGASAPLTAGNFADLVKRGLYNGLTFHRVVKEPTPFVAQGGDPLGNGTGNFTDPVTSQPRYIPLEILPDGEKQPVYGEILPPTKKPKLRHNKGAIAMARSQSPNSASCQFYLALDDIYFLDGSYAVFGYVTEGMDLVEKIQGGDRIESITITKGEENLKQPA; encoded by the coding sequence ATGTTGCGTTGGATTCTTAGTTGTTTTTTAGCAGTGAGTTTTTTGCTCACAAGTTGCACAAATGGCGGTAGTGTCTCGGCAAGCGCTTCGCCAACTGCCTCAGCAAGTGCATCAGCAAAAGCTTCTCCTACAGCAAGCAGCAAGCCTACAGCGATCGCTACGATCCCAGCATCGCCAAAACCTAGTGAAAGTCCTGAAAACTCTCTAGAGGCGGCGCTTGCTAAATTTGTGCAGCTTAAAGGCTCAGCAACGGTGGAATTAAAACTAAAATCTGGAACCGTTAAAATCGAGCTTGATGGTGCTAGTGCACCACTTACCGCAGGGAATTTTGCCGATTTAGTCAAACGTGGACTTTATAACGGCTTAACTTTTCATCGTGTGGTTAAGGAGCCAACCCCATTTGTCGCGCAGGGTGGAGATCCCCTTGGCAATGGTACGGGTAATTTCACAGACCCCGTAACTTCACAGCCTCGTTATATCCCGCTCGAAATTTTGCCTGATGGGGAAAAGCAGCCTGTCTATGGCGAAATTTTACCACCCACCAAAAAGCCAAAGTTACGGCACAACAAGGGCGCGATCGCCATGGCTCGATCGCAGTCTCCTAATTCTGCGTCTTGCCAGTTTTATTTAGCTCTTGATGATATCTACTTTCTTGATGGTTCCTATGCTGTATTTGGCTATGTAACCGAAGGTATGGATTTAGTCGAAAAAATTCAGGGCGGCGATCGCATTGAATCAATAACGATCACTAAAGGTGAAGAAAATCTTAAGCAACCTGCTTAA
- a CDS encoding Hsp70 family protein, with the protein MTVVAIDFGTSNTAISILTTDSDRDTAAPKTLHFDNISHGFETNEGTAWLVPSLVYAHGSETNYGEFLFGEQARSQYLLENQSKRLFQGFKRDIVASFRSPAREIDGKLYDAEAIAEIFLTELWQRLLLQDIQPTQLIFTVPVGAFEAYLNWFSNFAERLKVPNFQIIDESTAAALGYAITRPNALVLVIDFGGGTLDLSLVRTAPISNATTHKQVAKAEAIAKSDAYIGGIDIDRWIAEHFLRQLGMTRSQVGETSWLSILEIAEQIKIKLSLVQEVRAIWLDTNMISHELRLNQDELTEILEQNQMLEQLREAIDEVLTIGLNRGISKAAIEQILLVGGSCQIVAIQQLITSYFGKSKVKFGKPFEAVVHGALVLGQAIAIVDHLRHSYAIRLWEPYLHQYSFYTLFEKGTKYPCQRNEPLILQAAIAGQTEIWLDIGEVADISQAEVTYDNFGRMTSSQLLKQSDFRSLAASSKKSDGDQVCIARLDPSGQLGDDRIAVNFEIDDRRVLMAKVRDLLTDQVLIDHQAIAKLE; encoded by the coding sequence ATGACTGTTGTTGCGATTGATTTTGGAACTAGTAATACTGCGATCTCGATTCTTACAACGGACAGCGATCGCGATACTGCCGCACCAAAAACTTTGCATTTCGATAATATCTCTCATGGTTTTGAGACAAACGAGGGAACGGCTTGGCTAGTGCCGAGTTTAGTCTATGCGCATGGTTCTGAGACGAATTATGGGGAATTTCTATTTGGAGAACAAGCGCGATCGCAATATTTATTAGAAAATCAATCGAAGCGATTGTTCCAAGGATTTAAGCGAGATATTGTTGCTAGTTTTCGATCGCCTGCGCGTGAGATTGATGGCAAGCTTTATGATGCCGAAGCGATCGCGGAAATCTTCTTGACGGAATTATGGCAGCGCTTACTATTACAAGATATCCAACCAACGCAATTAATCTTTACAGTTCCCGTTGGCGCATTTGAGGCATATCTCAACTGGTTTAGTAACTTTGCTGAACGACTAAAAGTTCCTAACTTCCAAATTATCGATGAATCTACTGCTGCCGCTTTGGGCTACGCGATTACTCGACCAAATGCTCTGGTATTAGTGATTGATTTTGGTGGTGGTACGTTAGATTTGAGTTTAGTGCGGACTGCGCCGATCTCTAATGCCACCACTCATAAACAAGTTGCTAAAGCTGAAGCGATCGCCAAATCTGATGCTTATATTGGTGGGATTGACATTGATCGATGGATTGCTGAGCATTTTTTGCGGCAATTAGGAATGACGCGATCGCAGGTTGGCGAAACTAGTTGGCTAAGTATTTTAGAAATAGCGGAACAAATCAAAATTAAATTGTCACTAGTTCAGGAAGTCAGGGCAATTTGGCTAGATACGAACATGATTTCTCACGAACTGCGGCTTAATCAAGATGAATTGACGGAAATCCTCGAACAAAATCAGATGCTTGAGCAGTTGCGCGAAGCTATTGATGAAGTTCTCACCATTGGTCTAAATCGGGGCATTAGCAAGGCGGCGATCGAGCAGATTCTATTAGTCGGTGGCAGTTGCCAGATTGTGGCAATTCAGCAATTGATCACTTCGTATTTCGGCAAATCTAAAGTCAAGTTTGGCAAACCATTTGAAGCAGTTGTTCATGGGGCTTTAGTTTTAGGTCAGGCGATCGCGATCGTAGATCATTTACGTCATAGCTATGCGATTCGCCTTTGGGAACCTTATCTGCATCAATATTCTTTCTATACATTGTTTGAGAAAGGCACAAAATATCCTTGTCAACGCAATGAGCCATTAATTTTGCAAGCCGCGATCGCAGGACAAACCGAAATTTGGCTGGATATCGGTGAGGTTGCTGATATTTCACAGGCTGAGGTTACCTATGATAACTTTGGACGTATGACTAGTAGCCAATTGCTGAAACAATCGGATTTTCGCTCACTAGCGGCAAGTAGTAAAAAATCGGATGGGGATCAAGTTTGTATTGCCAGACTAGATCCTTCAGGACAGTTAGGGGATGATCGCATTGCCGTTAATTTTGAAATCGATGATCGGCGTGTTTTGATGGCGAAAGTAAGAGATTTGCTGACGGATCAGGTACTGATTGATCATCAGGCGATCGCCAAACTAGAATGA